Proteins encoded within one genomic window of Empedobacter falsenii:
- a CDS encoding T9SS type A sorting domain-containing protein, whose protein sequence is MKKIYILLLTASTLSFAQKNTSFEAKEGFILGNIHTQNGWDVAEGNGKILNNQLVSDEQASEGVYSFKNGDQIDFGDQWFPVMGVTKMFDKPVDYKNFTISFDAFVTKRNGADFEFTLFTVNSATDEFYPVAGLGMENRGYLYITKNIDYGFDYADAAEGWLINKWNNFKIEVTENQIKYYLNDKLVYTGDNFTKLDVHGFTMLHNNYGGDAYYDNFKFSTDDLAVNQVNQKEFKVYPNPVQDVLTFDTNFYDQISAVEVSNTVGQIVLKTDKSLKEMNTSSLKSGIYFVKIYMKDGKTMTRKIIKK, encoded by the coding sequence ATGAAGAAGATTTACATTTTATTACTTACTGCAAGTACATTATCATTTGCGCAGAAGAACACATCTTTTGAAGCCAAAGAAGGATTTATATTAGGAAATATCCATACTCAAAATGGTTGGGATGTTGCGGAGGGAAACGGAAAAATTTTAAATAATCAACTTGTTTCTGATGAACAAGCAAGTGAAGGAGTTTATTCTTTCAAGAATGGAGATCAGATTGATTTTGGTGATCAATGGTTTCCAGTAATGGGCGTTACCAAAATGTTTGATAAACCGGTTGATTATAAAAATTTTACAATTTCATTTGATGCTTTTGTAACAAAACGAAATGGAGCCGATTTTGAATTTACGTTATTTACAGTTAATTCGGCTACAGATGAGTTTTATCCAGTTGCTGGTCTTGGAATGGAGAATAGGGGATATTTGTATATTACAAAAAATATTGATTATGGTTTCGATTATGCTGATGCAGCAGAAGGTTGGCTAATTAATAAATGGAATAATTTTAAAATTGAAGTTACAGAGAATCAGATTAAGTATTATCTAAATGATAAATTAGTTTACACAGGTGATAATTTTACGAAATTAGATGTTCATGGTTTTACAATGCTTCATAATAATTATGGCGGAGATGCTTATTATGATAATTTTAAATTCAGTACAGATGATTTAGCAGTGAATCAAGTTAATCAGAAAGAATTCAAAGTTTATCCAAATCCTGTGCAAGATGTTTTAACATTCGATACGAATTTTTATGATCAGATTTCAGCAGTTGAGGTTTCTAATACTGTTGGTCAAATTGTTTTGAAAACTGATAAATCTTTAAAAGAAATGAATACATCATCTTTAAAATCGGGAATATATTTTGTGAAAATCTATATGAAAGATGGAAAAACAATGACAAGAAAAATTATTAAAAAATAA
- a CDS encoding NADP-dependent malic enzyme — MNDNRKKDALNYHSMGQPGKIAVVPTKPTNTQRDLSLAYSPGVAEPCLEIEKDPENAYKYTAKGNLVAVISNGTAVLGLGDIGAVASKPVMEGKGLLFKIFADIDVFDIELDTKNVDEFINTVKALEPTFGGINLEDIKAPECFEIEKRLKAEMNIPVMHDDQHGTAIISGAALINACELQGKDISKVKIVVNGAGAAAISCTGMYISVGATKENIVMLDSKGVIRSDRDNLDPSKAEWATDRDISTLTDAVKDADVFIGLSAADVLSADMLNTMAENPIVLAMANPNPEIAYDLAVAMRQDIIMGTGRSDYPNQVNNVLGFPYIFRGALDVRSTTINEEMKIAAVRAIAELAKEPVPEVVTQAYNNHSIKFGKDYIIPKPNDPRLLPEVSAAVAKAAIETGVAKNVITDFEAYKLSLIKRIGKESTIMRNLTQTAKSNPKRVVFAEGDRFEILRAAQIVKEEKIAIPIILGKKNKIQQMIKDYMLDLEDVEIVDTNAEEDSDRYNQFVDFIYSKRQRKGISKSDAKKLLRDRNYFGSCMVEFGYADAMISGMTKNYSQAIRPALELIGAEQGQKVASMYMMLTEKGPVFLGDTTVNLDPTSEDLVNITLQFNETIKKFKIEPKIALLSYSNFGSNKGETVSKVQNAVNYLHKNHPEIIVDGDIQANFAVNKEKLQSNFPFSKLAGTHANTLVFPNLESANISYKLLQELGNIEAVGPILIGMKKPIHLLQLDSTVREIVNMVTIAVIDAQQHQ, encoded by the coding sequence ATGAATGACAATCGTAAGAAAGATGCATTGAATTACCATTCGATGGGTCAACCAGGAAAGATTGCAGTTGTGCCTACAAAACCTACGAATACGCAACGTGATTTATCGCTTGCTTATTCGCCAGGTGTTGCGGAGCCTTGTTTAGAGATTGAAAAAGATCCAGAAAATGCTTATAAGTACACAGCAAAAGGAAATTTGGTTGCTGTAATTAGTAATGGAACAGCCGTTTTAGGTTTGGGAGATATAGGTGCAGTAGCTTCAAAACCGGTTATGGAAGGTAAAGGTCTTCTATTCAAAATTTTTGCTGATATTGATGTTTTCGATATCGAATTGGATACAAAAAATGTTGATGAATTTATCAATACGGTAAAAGCTTTAGAGCCAACTTTTGGAGGAATCAATTTAGAGGATATCAAAGCGCCTGAATGTTTCGAAATTGAGAAACGTTTGAAAGCTGAAATGAATATTCCAGTTATGCACGACGATCAACACGGAACAGCTATTATTTCTGGTGCTGCGTTGATTAATGCATGTGAATTACAAGGAAAAGATATTTCTAAAGTCAAAATTGTAGTGAACGGAGCTGGTGCTGCGGCAATTTCGTGTACAGGAATGTATATTTCTGTAGGAGCAACGAAAGAGAATATCGTGATGTTGGATAGTAAAGGTGTTATTCGTTCGGACAGAGATAATCTTGATCCTTCTAAAGCAGAATGGGCAACAGATCGTGATATTTCGACATTGACAGATGCTGTGAAAGATGCGGATGTTTTTATCGGTTTATCAGCGGCAGATGTTTTGTCAGCAGATATGTTGAATACAATGGCAGAAAATCCAATTGTGTTGGCAATGGCAAATCCAAATCCAGAGATAGCATACGATTTAGCAGTTGCGATGCGTCAAGATATTATTATGGGAACTGGGCGTTCTGATTATCCAAATCAGGTGAACAATGTACTTGGGTTTCCGTATATTTTTAGAGGAGCGTTAGATGTTCGTTCGACGACAATTAATGAAGAAATGAAAATTGCTGCTGTTCGTGCAATTGCAGAATTGGCGAAAGAACCAGTTCCAGAAGTGGTAACGCAAGCTTACAATAATCATTCAATCAAATTCGGGAAAGATTATATTATTCCAAAACCTAACGATCCACGTTTGTTACCAGAGGTTTCGGCTGCAGTAGCAAAAGCAGCAATCGAAACAGGAGTTGCAAAAAATGTGATTACAGATTTCGAAGCATATAAATTGTCTTTGATTAAGCGAATCGGAAAAGAAAGTACGATTATGCGTAATTTGACACAAACGGCGAAATCAAATCCAAAACGTGTTGTTTTTGCTGAAGGAGATCGTTTCGAAATTCTTCGTGCAGCGCAAATTGTAAAGGAAGAAAAAATCGCTATTCCAATTATTTTAGGAAAGAAAAATAAAATTCAACAAATGATTAAAGATTATATGTTGGATTTGGAAGATGTTGAAATTGTTGATACAAACGCCGAAGAAGATTCGGATAGATACAATCAATTCGTTGATTTTATTTATTCGAAACGTCAACGAAAAGGAATCTCGAAGTCTGATGCGAAAAAGTTATTGAGAGATCGTAATTATTTTGGATCATGTATGGTTGAGTTTGGTTATGCAGATGCAATGATTTCGGGAATGACGAAAAATTATTCGCAAGCGATTCGTCCAGCTTTAGAATTAATCGGAGCGGAACAAGGTCAAAAAGTTGCGAGTATGTATATGATGTTGACAGAAAAAGGACCAGTTTTCTTAGGTGATACAACGGTTAATTTAGATCCGACTTCAGAGGATTTGGTCAACATTACATTGCAATTTAACGAAACGATAAAGAAGTTTAAAATTGAACCAAAGATTGCGTTGTTGTCTTATTCAAACTTCGGATCAAATAAAGGAGAAACGGTTTCTAAAGTTCAGAATGCGGTAAATTATTTACATAAAAATCATCCAGAAATTATTGTTGATGGTGATATTCAGGCAAATTTCGCAGTGAATAAAGAGAAATTACAAAGTAATTTTCCGTTTTCTAAATTAGCAGGAACGCATGCGAATACGTTAGTTTTTCCAAATCTTGAATCAGCGAATATTTCGTACAAATTATTACAAGAATTAGGAAATATAGAAGCGGTTGGACCAATTTTGATCGGAATGAAAAAACCAATCCATTTGTTACAATTGGATAGTACTGTTCGCGAAATTGTGAATATGGTTACTATTGCTGTAATTGATGCACAACAACATCAGTAA
- the dnaK gene encoding molecular chaperone DnaK, which translates to MSKIIGIDLGTTNSCVSVMEGSEPVVIPNAEGKRTTPSIVAFVEGGEIKVGDSAKRQAVTNPKKTIYSIKRFMGTKFNNDADEIGRVPYSVVKGNNDTPAVDIDGRNYTPQEISAMILQKMKKTAEDYLGQEVSRAVITVPAYFNDAQRQATKEAGEIAGLKVERIINEPTAAALAYGLDKANSDKKIVVYDLGGGTFDVSILELGDGVFEVLSTNGDTHLGGDDFDDAIINWLASEFQAKEGVDLKKDAMALQRLREAAEKAKIELSSSAQTEINLPYVTANETGPKHLVETLTRSKFDQLTEDLVRRSMEPCKKALSDAGLSINDIDEVILVGGSTRMPKIQEEVEKFFGKKPSKGVNPDEVVAIGAAIQGGVLTGDVKDVLLLDVTPLSLGIETLGGVFTKLIEANTTIPTKKSEVFSTAVDNQPAVTLRIGQGERPLFNDNKEIGRFDLVDIPPAQRGVPQIEVTFDIDANGILSVSAKDKGTGKEQSIKIEASSGLSDADIERMKKEAQENAAKDEEAKQKIEKVNAADALIFQTEKQLTEYGDKIPADKKQPIEEALAEVKSAHAAQDVAAIDASMEKLNTAWNAASQEIYAAMNEGQQGGAQAQPGADQGQANNDGVEDVDFEEVK; encoded by the coding sequence ATGAGCAAAATAATCGGAATCGACTTAGGTACAACGAACTCTTGTGTTTCTGTAATGGAAGGTAGCGAGCCAGTTGTAATTCCAAATGCAGAAGGTAAAAGAACTACTCCATCTATCGTAGCATTCGTAGAAGGAGGAGAAATTAAAGTTGGTGATTCAGCAAAACGTCAAGCTGTAACAAACCCAAAGAAAACGATTTATTCTATTAAACGTTTCATGGGAACTAAATTTAATAATGATGCAGATGAAATCGGTCGTGTTCCTTATTCAGTTGTAAAAGGAAACAATGATACGCCAGCAGTTGATATTGATGGACGTAACTATACTCCACAAGAAATCTCAGCAATGATTTTACAAAAAATGAAAAAAACTGCTGAAGATTATTTAGGACAAGAAGTATCAAGAGCGGTAATTACTGTACCAGCTTATTTTAACGATGCGCAACGTCAAGCAACTAAAGAAGCTGGTGAAATTGCAGGTCTTAAAGTAGAACGTATTATCAACGAGCCTACTGCTGCTGCATTAGCTTACGGATTAGACAAAGCAAATTCAGATAAAAAAATCGTTGTTTACGATTTAGGTGGTGGTACTTTTGACGTATCTATCCTAGAATTAGGTGACGGTGTATTCGAAGTATTATCTACAAACGGTGATACTCACTTAGGAGGTGATGATTTTGATGATGCAATCATCAATTGGTTAGCTTCTGAATTCCAAGCGAAAGAAGGTGTAGATTTGAAAAAAGACGCAATGGCTTTACAACGTTTACGTGAAGCTGCTGAAAAAGCTAAAATCGAATTATCTTCTTCTGCTCAAACAGAAATTAATTTACCATACGTTACAGCTAACGAAACAGGACCAAAACACTTAGTAGAAACTTTAACTCGTTCTAAATTTGATCAGTTAACAGAAGATTTAGTACGTCGTTCTATGGAGCCTTGTAAAAAAGCGTTATCTGATGCAGGTTTATCAATCAACGATATCGACGAAGTTATCTTAGTTGGTGGATCTACACGTATGCCAAAAATCCAAGAAGAAGTAGAAAAATTCTTCGGTAAAAAACCATCTAAAGGAGTTAATCCAGACGAGGTTGTTGCAATTGGTGCAGCTATCCAAGGAGGTGTATTAACAGGTGATGTAAAAGACGTATTATTATTAGACGTTACACCATTATCTTTAGGTATCGAAACTTTAGGAGGAGTATTCACAAAATTAATCGAAGCGAATACAACAATTCCAACTAAAAAATCTGAGGTTTTCTCAACTGCAGTTGACAATCAACCAGCAGTAACATTAAGAATTGGTCAAGGAGAGCGTCCATTATTCAACGATAACAAAGAAATCGGACGTTTTGACTTAGTAGATATTCCACCAGCACAAAGAGGTGTTCCTCAAATCGAAGTAACATTTGATATTGATGCGAATGGTATCTTGAGTGTATCTGCAAAAGATAAAGGAACTGGAAAAGAGCAATCAATCAAAATTGAAGCTTCATCTGGATTATCTGATGCTGATATCGAAAGAATGAAAAAAGAAGCACAAGAAAATGCTGCAAAAGACGAAGAAGCAAAACAAAAAATTGAAAAAGTAAATGCTGCTGACGCGTTAATTTTCCAAACGGAAAAACAATTGACTGAGTACGGAGATAAAATTCCTGCTGACAAAAAACAACCAATTGAAGAAGCTTTAGCTGAGGTTAAATCTGCTCACGCTGCTCAAGACGTTGCTGCAATTGATGCTTCTATGGAAAAATTAAACACAGCTTGGAATGCTGCTTCACAAGAAATTTATGCTGCAATGAACGAAGGTCAACAAGGTGGTGCGCAAGCTCAACCAGGTGCTGATCAAGGTCAAGCAAATAATGATGGTGTTGAAGACGTAGACTTCGAAGAAGTTAAATAA
- a CDS encoding tRNA-binding protein, whose amino-acid sequence MRIGTIISANDFPKARNPAYQLEIDFGPLGIKKSSAQITSLYSKEELIGKQIMAVVNFPKKQIATFMSECLVMGVYGNNNDVILLNPERKVENGSKIG is encoded by the coding sequence ATGAGAATTGGAACAATTATCAGTGCAAATGATTTTCCGAAAGCAAGAAATCCTGCTTATCAATTAGAAATTGATTTTGGTCCGTTAGGAATCAAGAAAAGTTCGGCGCAAATTACGTCGCTTTATAGCAAAGAAGAATTGATTGGAAAACAAATAATGGCTGTAGTTAACTTCCCGAAAAAACAAATTGCCACTTTTATGAGCGAATGTCTCGTAATGGGTGTTTATGGAAATAATAACGATGTTATTCTTTTGAATCCCGAACGAAAAGTAGAAAACGGAAGTAAGATTGGGTAA
- a CDS encoding M1 family metallopeptidase, whose translation MKKLVLLLGLISITTNAQVLNNKQEFTRQDSLRGTNNEFRNWWDVKKYKVSVEPDYQSKSIKGKTTITFDKIAPQQSDLLQIDLQDPMMVSAVKLNGKKISDFKRDGNVYFINVGKNIKNTSNQLELEYNGNPRVAVRAPWDGGWIFAKDEKGRDWMSVAVQGLGASAWFPNKDYLGDEPDNGMELEIITPKDLVGVGNGRLVSKKEKNGKTTSTWKVVNPINNYNIIPYIGHYVNFKDTFEGEKGKLDLDYYVLDYNIDKAKLQFEQAKLMLKSFEYWFGPYAFYEDSFKIVEAPHLGMEHQSGIAYGNKFENGYLGRDLSGSGWGLKWDFIIVHEAGHEWFGNNITEKDVADMWIHEAFTAYSETLFTETYYGKDAASEYVRGTRKAIQNDIPIIGVYGVNQEGSGDMYYKGANMIHTLRTWMNNDEKFRQMLRGLNKEFYHQTVTTEQIENYIAKFSGLNLNAFFNQYLRTVKIPTLELKQNGNKVEYRYTNVVDGFAMPLRLKDSDVTINPTTNWQTINNSTITKAIDVTINPNYYIDTHIIY comes from the coding sequence ATGAAGAAATTAGTACTATTACTTGGCTTGATCTCGATAACAACAAATGCACAAGTACTTAATAACAAACAAGAGTTTACGCGACAAGATTCGCTTCGCGGAACGAATAATGAATTCCGAAATTGGTGGGATGTTAAAAAATATAAAGTAAGTGTAGAACCAGATTATCAGTCAAAATCGATAAAAGGAAAAACGACAATTACGTTTGATAAAATTGCTCCTCAACAATCAGATTTATTGCAGATAGATTTACAAGATCCAATGATGGTTTCGGCTGTAAAATTGAATGGAAAGAAAATTTCTGATTTCAAACGTGATGGAAATGTCTATTTTATTAATGTCGGAAAAAATATCAAGAATACGTCGAATCAATTAGAATTAGAATACAACGGAAATCCTCGTGTTGCGGTGAGAGCGCCTTGGGATGGTGGTTGGATTTTTGCGAAAGATGAAAAAGGTCGAGATTGGATGTCTGTAGCCGTGCAAGGTTTGGGTGCAAGTGCTTGGTTTCCGAACAAAGATTATTTAGGCGATGAACCAGATAATGGAATGGAATTGGAAATTATCACACCAAAAGATTTGGTAGGAGTTGGTAATGGACGATTAGTTTCTAAAAAAGAGAAAAATGGTAAAACAACTTCTACATGGAAAGTTGTTAATCCAATTAATAATTATAATATCATTCCTTATATCGGACATTATGTCAATTTCAAAGATACTTTCGAAGGCGAAAAAGGTAAATTGGATTTAGATTATTATGTGTTAGATTATAATATAGATAAAGCAAAATTGCAGTTTGAACAAGCAAAATTGATGTTGAAAAGTTTTGAATATTGGTTTGGACCTTATGCTTTCTACGAAGATTCTTTCAAGATTGTAGAAGCTCCGCATTTAGGAATGGAGCATCAATCTGGAATTGCGTACGGAAATAAATTCGAGAATGGTTATTTAGGTCGTGATTTATCAGGTTCTGGCTGGGGATTGAAATGGGATTTTATCATCGTTCATGAAGCTGGTCACGAATGGTTTGGGAATAATATTACCGAAAAGGATGTGGCAGATATGTGGATTCACGAAGCGTTTACGGCTTATTCGGAAACTTTGTTCACAGAAACTTATTATGGAAAAGATGCGGCAAGCGAATATGTGCGTGGAACGAGAAAGGCAATCCAAAATGATATTCCAATTATCGGCGTGTATGGCGTAAACCAAGAGGGTAGTGGTGATATGTACTATAAAGGTGCAAATATGATTCACACGTTGAGAACTTGGATGAATAATGATGAAAAATTCAGACAAATGTTGCGTGGATTAAACAAAGAATTTTATCATCAAACTGTAACTACAGAACAAATTGAAAATTATATTGCGAAGTTTTCTGGTTTAAATTTGAACGCTTTTTTCAATCAATATTTAAGAACAGTTAAAATACCTACTTTAGAACTTAAACAAAATGGAAATAAAGTAGAATATCGTTATACAAATGTTGTGGATGGATTTGCAATGCCTTTGCGATTGAAAGATTCTGATGTAACCATCAATCCAACGACTAATTGGCAAACAATTAATAACTCAACAATTACAAAAGCGATTGATGTAACAATTAATCCAAATTATTATATCGATACGCATATTATATATTAA